The Malaclemys terrapin pileata isolate rMalTer1 chromosome 24, rMalTer1.hap1, whole genome shotgun sequence genome contains a region encoding:
- the LSM7 gene encoding U6 snRNA-associated Sm-like protein LSm7 isoform X2, translating into MADKEKKKKESILDLSKYIDKTIRVKFQGGREASGVLKGFDPLLNLVLDGTIEYMRDPDDQYKLTEDTRQLGLVVCRGTSVVLICPQDGMEAIPNPFIQQQEG; encoded by the exons gataaagaaaagaagaagaaagagagcaTTTTGGATCTCTCAAAATACATTGACAAAACAATTCGAGTAAAATTCCAAGGTGGTAGGGAAG CTAGCGGAGTCTTGAAAGGATTTGACCCTCTTCTAAACCTTGTGCTTGATGGCACTATTGAATATATGAGAG ATCCAGATGACCAATACAAACTAACAGAGGATACCCGTCAGCTGGGACTGGTGGTTTGCAGAGGAACATCCGTGGTTCTTATTTGTCCACAGGATGGAATGGAAGCTATTCCAAACCCTTTCATTCAGCAGCAGGAGGGCTAA
- the LSM7 gene encoding U6 snRNA-associated Sm-like protein LSm7 isoform X1, whose protein sequence is MLLEYCLRLDKEKKKKESILDLSKYIDKTIRVKFQGGREASGVLKGFDPLLNLVLDGTIEYMRDPDDQYKLTEDTRQLGLVVCRGTSVVLICPQDGMEAIPNPFIQQQEG, encoded by the exons ATGTTACTTGAATACTGCCTCCGTTTG gataaagaaaagaagaagaaagagagcaTTTTGGATCTCTCAAAATACATTGACAAAACAATTCGAGTAAAATTCCAAGGTGGTAGGGAAG CTAGCGGAGTCTTGAAAGGATTTGACCCTCTTCTAAACCTTGTGCTTGATGGCACTATTGAATATATGAGAG ATCCAGATGACCAATACAAACTAACAGAGGATACCCGTCAGCTGGGACTGGTGGTTTGCAGAGGAACATCCGTGGTTCTTATTTGTCCACAGGATGGAATGGAAGCTATTCCAAACCCTTTCATTCAGCAGCAGGAGGGCTAA